One Leopardus geoffroyi isolate Oge1 chromosome B1, O.geoffroyi_Oge1_pat1.0, whole genome shotgun sequence DNA window includes the following coding sequences:
- the LOC123582845 gene encoding protein S100-A6-like, with translation MAYPLDQAIGLFVAIFHKYLGREGDKNTLSKKELKLLIQKEFTIGPKVQDTEIAKLVDDLDWNKNHGVNFQDYVTLIFIYNDALKG, from the coding sequence ATGGCGTACCCCCTGGATCAGGCTATTGGCCTCTTTGTGGCCATCTTCCACAAGTACTTGGGCAGGGAAGGCGACAAGAACACCCTGAGCAAGAAGGAGTTGAAGTTGCTGATCCAGAAAGAGTTCACCATTGGCCCAAAGGTGCAGGATACTGAAATTGCAAAGCTCGTGGACGACCTGGACTGGAACAAGAACCATGGGGTAAACTTCCAGGATTATGTCACCCTGATTTTCATCTACAATGATGCCCTTAAGGGCTGA